From Argopecten irradians isolate NY chromosome 3, Ai_NY, whole genome shotgun sequence:
TGGTCATATGTATTTGTCCATATTTCAAATGCaacctgtatgtgatataaataggttataaaattaatgtgtttttcatttatCTACGTGAGATGTTTAATGCAAAAATGAGAAATTTTGGTGACTATCATGTATCACCTCCTGCCTGATCCTTACATGGATctgtatttaattttttgttgtacACCAGGACTTTTCCTTGACACTGCTAGACGAAAGTGGTGTGTTCTTGTTTCTCCCacttttttataataacatagGGGCAGTTATGTTGTGACAGCAGTTACAGTCTGCTTCACATATCCcttacctggattttacctgtgttttccCACATTACCTGGATTATACCCGTGTTCTTCCACATTACCTGGTTTTTACACAATATTTAAAGTTATctaatttcatcattatttaaacaacatttacatatcatataccattTTCATCAGCTAAGTCTATAAAAGACAGTTATGATAAATATAAGGAGATGTCTAatagttttgaattttttgAGTGAAGAATCAGTAATCAAATAATTAGCATACATTATATGTAGGTCTTTGTAAATGGCCACATAAGCTGACTTTTTTAATTATCAAGGCATAAAATGGATAAAAAGTGAATACATCTAAGATTttgataataagaaaaaaagtgTTCAGACCAGCATCCAAGCTGTATGTTATAAGTAAATAAGGACATAAGAGAGGTTTGACTATCACAGTTCCCCATCAACCAACAAAACGGCAAACGCACCGATTCAGGTGAAGTTTCttagaaataaatttggaaGACAGAACATTGCTTATAATGGCTACATCCACTGTGTGAAGAACAACGGAGGAGAACGCATCTCTGAAGATGCACCATACCCGACTGCCCCTCCATATTGAGTACCCGCAACAACCTCCCTACAGGAAATGGCCGCCACTCCCACAACCATCCTCAGGACCACGCCAAGATCACGGCCCTTGAGATTATGGAGAACATCTGTACCCGCTGAATACCATGGAGGTCCCATACCCAGGATTTCCGAAGAAGAGGTTACCAAACTGCGAACTCACGACTGGAATAATGATACACTCTCCACTGTCCAACACCTACCAACATTTCAATCTAGCAAGACATTACTCTACAACGCCAGACGCACCCACACTCCTCAACTACCAAAGACCATCCATGACATCAATATCGAGGGAAAGTGGACACAGACGACTACTGGAAAGGAATTCCTTGACGATGGTGACCAATCCCGCATCATAGCCTTTGCGACATCCAGCAACCTCATTGACCTATGTAACGCCGAGGATTGCACAACAAACTCAAGAAGAAGGTTGAACATTCCCACACAAATATCTACAGCATCATCCGTCTGTTCCAGGAAATCCAGGCCAACAACGAGATTACACGCATCCAACATGCAGCCGGAGGACAAACCAGACCCAGAGCCAAACGATTCCGAACCATCGACAGCCGCCTTACCCAACCTTACCTTACATTACGGAAATGAAAACTTGGCTTTTGAAGTAAATTGTCATGTATTTGAACTTGCGCAATCATTCATAAAGTCCATCAGAAGATTTtgaacattacataattttataatatacagTTTATCTTGTTTTTATATACTTTGATGAAATCAATTATTATCTATACCTATTGTATGAATGTCATCAcctgtaaatatttcatgttgattGGAGAAGGCTTcttaagttgaaataacttgtgcccaatccatTTGTTCATTTATGacaacaaaatatgtttaaattcaagtttaaagtaaaaaatatatgttttgattttaatgagTTATCTCTTATTAATTTTTAAGTGTAGTGCTTAAAGTTTCgggtgttatatatataaatgttttaattttaaattattatctCTTATTAactaatgttttgttatattttaagatagtgtgataaaatataacaaaacatttgaaatggaaataaaatgcAGAATAGGTATACTCACAGCTAAATAGAATTGTGGctatttgtaaaattacaggAAAAAAATCTACCTGTAAGAAACTACTTTATCAGAACTGACTATAATTGGTGTGCCATTGTTCTCCAGTGTTTGTATAATTCCTTTGATCTCGAAAAAGTGGGAGAAAGAGGAACAAACCACTGAAGTAATATTACCTGTGTTGGGATCAAAACATATGACCTTTCCGGAGAAGAAGCAGGCTACCCAGAGATGTCCGTCCGTGTCAATGGTCATCCCATCTGGCCATCCAATCTCGTCGGGCAGATCGTGGAAATTTACAACATCTCTCCGTTCACCTTCCAGGAAAATAAAACCACGTACAAAACAAGCTAAACATCAGGTTCTGGACAATATCATGGTGGTCCTGCTTCCTGCTGAATGATTAAgaatataaagaatgaaaatcgAACCTTAAAACAGATTGAAAGATGTCTAGACAAGAAGTGCTTTACGgtcttatatataatataacatctGTCATCACCGATTTGGATTTTTATGAAACTTATAATTTTCactattaatttatataaaaacacaaaaaaacctAATTTGATAATCCACatcttcttttttatttatttaatcatattaGTTTACCCTTAGCTTATTACATTCTGTTATTATTGTGATATGCATAGCTACCGACACATACTTAATTCTccagatgtgacgtcatatgtaaATGCCTGCACTTTTCTTGTTCCAGTGTCTATGTAGAACATGGTTTGCTCGTCGGAGGACCAGGCCAGTCCATTGGATACCGATATATTGTTGTAATGTTTTACTAGTTTCCCATTGGTATCGAGGCTATATAGACTGCCGACGTTAGGCTCAAACGAAGGTGTATCGTCTATCTGACCTCCCATGGTACCTAACAATTAACGGCAACATGTAACATTAATGTCGCTCGCAGCCAGTTGTATCATTTATTGTGCGATGAGTAGTGTAAACGTATTCCACAGAAACTAAACAGGCATATAAGCATATGTTTCGACATATTAAATATAAGCAGGACATATCTGATACAGAAAACCTTtaagaataaaataaatataggaTCAATACTCACCATATTCTTTTATTAATAAACATAAATTTCAGGttgtttaaaatgataaaataacttATACTAATACTTTAGTAACTTATTACTACAGTGCGCTATACCTGTTTACTACTACAGTACGTTATACCTGCTTATTAATACAGTACGCTATACCTGTTTATTAATACAGTACGCTATACCTGTTTATCAATACAGTACGCTATAATGTTTATCAATACAGTACgctatatataatgtttatcaatataGTACGCTATTCCTGCTTATTATTTAACACGGTACGCTATCCTGTTTATTACTACAGTACGCTACACCTGTTTATTAATACCGAACGCTATACCTGTTTATTAATACAGTACGCTATACCTGCTAATTACTACAGTACGCTATACCTGTTTATTAATACAGTACGCTATACCTGTTTATTAATACAGTACGTTATCCTGTTTATTAATACAGTACGCTATACCTGCTTATTACTACAGTACGATATACCtgtttattaattaatacaGTACGCTATACCTGTTTATTAATACAGTACGTTATCCtgtttaataatacagtacgcTATCCTGTTAATTAATACAGTACGCTATACCTGCTTATTACTACAGTACGATATACCTGTTTATTGTTTAATACAGTACGCTATACCTGTTTATTATTTATCACAGTACGCTATAcctgtttattatttaattaatgcAGTACGATATACCTGCTTATTTTTTAACACAGTACGCTATACCTGATTATCATTTAACACAGTACGCTATACCTGTTTATTAACATAGTACGCTAtacttgtttattatttaatacagttcgctatacctgtttattaatacagtacgctatacctgtttattattttatacagTACGCTATACCTGCTTTTATTAATACAGTACGCTATACACCTGTTTATTAATACAGTACGCTATCCTGTTTATTAATACAGTACGCTATCCTGTTTATTAATACAGTACGCTATCCTGTTTATTAATACAGTACGCTATCCTGTTTATTAATACAGTACGCTATCCTGTTTATTAATACAGTACGCTATCCTGTTTATTAATACAGTACGCTATCCTGTTTATTAATACAGTACGCTATCCTGTTTATTAATACAGTACGCTATCCTGTTTATTAATACAGTACGCTATCCTGTTTATTAATACAGTACGCTATACCTGTTTTTATAAGTATCTGTTTATTAATACAGTACGCTATACCTGTTTATTAATACAGTAACTATACCTGTTTATTACAGTACGTATACCTGTTTATTATTACAGTACGTATACCTGTTTATTATACAGTACGCTATACCTGTTTTATTAATACAGTACGATATACctgttttttatttacaattacaGTACGCTATACCTGTTTATTATTAATACAGTACGCTATACTGTTATTAATACAGTACGCTATACCTGTTTTATTAATACAGTACCTATACCTGTTTATTAATACAGTACGatataaactgtttattaataCAGTAACTATACCtgtttattattaataatacagtacgctatacctttttattatttaatacagtACGCTATACCTGTTTATTATTTAACACAGTACGCTATACCTGTTTATTAATACAGTACGATATACCTGTTTATTAATACAGTACGCTATAcctgtttattatttaatacagtacgctatacctgtttattatttaataacagtacgctatacctgtttattatttaatacagtACGCTATACTTTTAACAGTACGCTATACTGTTTATTATACAGTACGCTTAATTAcctgtttattatttaatacagtacgctatacctgtttattatttaatacagtacgctatacctgtttattatttaatacagtACGCTATACCTGTTTATTATTTAAACGTACGCTATACCTGTTATTATTAATACAGTACGCTATACCTGTTTTATTAATACAGTACGCTATACctgtttattatttaaacagtacgctatacctgtttatttacagtacgctatacctgtttattatttaaacagtacgctatacctgtttattatttaatacagtacgctatacctgtgtattaatacagtacgctatacctgtttattatttaacacagtacgctatacctgtttattatttaatacagtacgctatacctgtttattatttaatacagtACGCTATACCTGCTTATTAATACAGTACGCTATACCTGCTTATTACTACAGTACGCTATACCTGCTTATTAATACAGTACGCTATACCTGCTTATTAATTAATACAGTACGCTATACCTGTTATTATTTCTAATACAGTACGCTATAcctgtttattatttaatacagtacgctatacctgttattatttaatacagtacgctatacctgttattatttaatacagtacgctatactgtttattatttaatacagtacgctatacctgcttattaatacagtacgctatacctgtttattatttaatacagtACGCTATACCTGTTTATTAATACAGTACGCTATACCTGTTTATTATTAATACAGTACGCTATACCTGTTATAATACAGTTACGCTATACctgtttatatttaatacagtacgctatacctgtttattatttaatacagtacgctatacctgtttattatttaatacagtACGCTATACCTGCTTATTATTAATACAGTACGCTATACCTGCTTATTATTTAGTACAGTACGCTATACCTGCTTATTTATTAATACAGACCTATACCTGTTATTACAGTACGTATACCTGATAAACAGTACGCTATACCTGCTTTATTATACAGTACGCTACACCTGCTTATCAATACAGTACGCTATAcctgtttattattatttaaatacagtacgctatacctgtttattatttaatacagtacgctatacctttttattattaatacagtacgctatacctgttattatttaatacagtacgctatacctgtttttattatttaatacagtACGCTATACCTGCTTATTATTTAGTACAGTACGCTATACCTGCTTATTATTTAATACAGTACGCTATACCTGTTTTATTAATACAGTACGCTATACCTGTTTATTAATACAGTACGCTATAACCTGTTTTATTAATACAGTACGCTATACCTGTTTATCAATACAGTACGCTATACCTGTTTATTAATACAGTACGATATACCTGTTTATTAATACAGTACGATATACCTGTTTATTAATACAGTACGCTATACCTGTATTATTAATACAGTACGCTATACCTGTTTATTATTTAACACAGTACGCTATACCTGTATTATTAATACAGTACGCTATACCTGTTTATTATTTAACACAGTACGCTATAcctgtttattatttaatacagtacgctatacctgtttattatttaatacagtacgctatacctgtttattatttaatacagtACGCTATACCTGTTTGTTAACCAGTATGCTATACCTGCTTATTAATACAGTACGCTATACCTGTTTGTTAACCAGTATGCTATACCTGCTTATTAATACAGTACGCTATACCTGTTTGTTAACCAGTATGCTATACCTGCTTATTAATACAGTACGCTATAcctgtttgtttacagtatgcTATACCTGCTTATTAATACAGTACGCTATACCTGCTTATTAATACAGTACGCTATACCTGTTTATTATTTAACACAGTACGCTATACCTGTTTATTATTAATACAGTACGCTATACCTGTTTATTATTTAACACAGTACGCTATAcctgtttattatttaatacagtacgctatacctgcttacagtacgctatacctgtttattatttaacacagtacgctatacctgtttattatttaatacagtACGCTATACCTGCTTATTACTACAGTACGCTATACCTGCTTATTAATACAGTACGCTATACCTGCTTATTAATACAGTACGCTATACCTGCTTATTAATACAGTACGCTATACCTGCTTATTAATACAGTACGCTATACCTGCTTATTATTTAATACAGTACGCTATACCTGCTTATTACTACAGTACGCTATACCTGCTTATTACTACAGTACGCTATACCTGCTTATTAATACAGTACGCTATACCTGCTTATTACTACAGTACGCTATACCTGCTTATTAATACAGTACGCTATACCTGCTTATTACTACAGTACGCTATACCTGCTTATTAATACAGTACGCTATACctgtttattatttaaacagtacgctatacctgttttattatttaatacagtacgctatacctgtttattattataatacagtacgctatacctgtttattatttaatacagtacgctatacctgctatattatttaatacagtAGCTATACCTGCTTATTATACAGTACGCTATACCTGTTATTTAATACAGTACGCTATACCTGTGTATCAATACAGTACGCTATACCTGCTTATTAATACAGTACGCTATAcctgtttattatttaatacagtacgctatacctgtttattatttaatacagtacgctatacctgcttattatttaatacagtacgctatacctgcttattatttaatacagtacgctatacctgtttattatttaatacagtACGCTATACCTGCTTATTATTTAGTACAGTACGCTATACCTGCTTATTAATACAGTAAGATATAACTGCTTATTAAAACAGTACGATATAcctgtttattatttaatacagtacgctatacctgcttattatttaatacagtacgctgtttattatttatacctgtttattatttaatacagtacgctatacctgtttattatttaatacagtACGCTATACCTGCTTATTATTTAATACAGTACGCTATACCTGCTTATTATTTAACACAGTACGTTATACCTGTTTATTAATACAGTACGCTATACCTGTTTATTAATACAGTACGCTATACCTGTTTATCAATACAGTACGCTATACCTGTTTATCAATACCGTACGCTATATGTTTATTAATACGCTATACATGTTTATTACTACAGTACGCTATACCTGTTTATTAATACAGTACGCTTTACCTGTTTATCATTTAATACAGTACGCTATACCTGTTTATTATTTAACACAGTACGCTATAcctgtttattatttaatacagtacgctatacctgtttattatttaacacagtacgctatacctgtttattatttaatacagtACGCTATACCTGTTTGTTAACCAGTATGctattattctattatggccctttccacagagggaactgttctcctataatgttgtctggcgaggtatagacCCCGAGTCAAAGACGAGGgaactatacctcgccagacaacactataggagaactgttccgAAGGAAGGGTCTCAATAGATTTAgaacgtcacatgacattcattatggagtcatatatttggtcgcgtgctcATTTCCCGGGGggactatactttggtatagtctcccgtagtcgagaaggacagggaactgtcgcaaaataaatcatgactgttatccaatcgcattcctagtaagTATCATGCGATGTACTAAACCTATTTATTAATACAGAACGATATACCTATTTATGTATACCGTACGCTATACCTGTTTATTAATGCAATGCGATATACCTGTTTATTAATACAGTGCGCTATATACCTGTCCAGAACCTGCCAGCTGGGTCACATTTACCATCATTGAATCTGTCGTCAAATCCATTAGAATCCACCTCAtgtaattttgttgttgttcCTGTTTCCCAGTCAAAGTGTGAAATGGTGCGGCCCAAGCCGACCAGGTAACCACCATTACGACATGGAACAACTGAACCAATCGTCCCGTCTGCATGGAAACACATTCAACAATATATTAGCTCCGCGTGTTCATTTTAGATAGTGCCACATGTCGAATGAAAATAATTCCTAAAAACACATTAAACTGAAACATTAAAAACCAATTGACATCTAGCCACAATTGTCTTCTGATGCACATGATTTTAAAAGATATGCAAGTTAAAGAAGAAGTTTTTTATTCAAGTGGTAAGTTTCTTTATCTGTCTAAGTattaaatactattttatgGTCGTTGTTCAGTGCGCCTAAGTAGTAAATAATGAGACAAGGAAAAGTTTTCAGACAATGTGAGTGTTGATGATCGTCCACctacatgtaatttattttatatcattcttTGTAGTTTTTTTTCTCTGGCGCTTCCCAATACTTTCATAAAGTGGTTTACGAATGTAGAATGGTTCAATCTAACACTGTTTCATCTCCCTGATCTTACCGAGTTTTACAGAGGAAATATCATTGATGACTGGGTTCCATTTGAACAACTGTTTCTCCAAGCTGTCAATAAACACAAGTGTGCCCGTGCTATCCTCCCAGTGAGGCCCCTCCCCGAGTTGGCGAGTCACATTAGGAATCTCTATAGTTACAGACATTATACGATTGCACTTTCAcctgaaacaaaatatatttatgcgCTCACTAGTGACAGCCAAATCCTGTCAACAAAATGCAGTTTTTGTTCATATAAGATGTAAATAGAGattcttacatgagtggctatgtaatatgaaatttatcaattaagttcaaaaatttgatatgccacgagcctttaggcgagtggTATATCAAATTGTTTAAcgagtttaataaatttcatattacgtATTTAAAAgtgtaagattttatttatcaaataacttgtattaatagaaatataagtcaaacttttaatttcgtctctatatcAAACAGAGAAAATCAAGTTCGGAAGTGACGCTTCCGTCTACTGAGATAATCATGCAACGGCATATATAGAtcatgacgtcaaaactacatatgacgtcataatagtaccaagggattttgcatctataatgaattaatcattcattatcgtcaaggatggaccagccatttgaacagccgtttttCGTGATCGAGTAGAACTGcagaaaatttgtaaatattgccGTGTGACATGACTGGCCGGCCAGTTTTGTGATAATTAGTTTCCCTATACCCATGCAATACACCTGACAAGATCAGACTTTATACAAAGTATATATTCAAGTATGTTGAAAAGgcaggctgaagttggttcccgagttccgagttccgtttaagtaaaacggaactcggaactcgaaaccaacttcagcctgccgttttaatatatcattacatataatgagTACATAAATTGGCTACATTGACGTGCGAGCGCCGAGATGAGTTTAACGATGTATTATACCATGGTAAAAACTCGGCTTCTGCCTTACATCATATATTATACCATGGTAAAAACTCAGGCTTCTGCCTTAGACATATATTATACCATGGTAAAAACTCGGCTTCTGCCTTAGACATATATTATACCATGGTAAAAACTCGGCTTCTGCATTAGACATATTTTATACCATGGTAAAACCTCGGGCTTCTGCCTTACACATAATTTATACCTTACACATAATTTATACCATGGTAAAAACTCGGCTTCTgccttacatatatattataccatGGTAAAAACTCGGGCTTCTGccttacatatataatataccatggTAAAAACTCGACTTCTGCATTAGACATATTTTATACCATGGTAAAAACTCGGGCTCTGCCTTAGACGTCTGTCTCATTAACAATACACATACACGTATATAACTCATATGAACGAGTTAATTCAatattgtatatcatttaaaatgttcACTTAAATGAGTAGAGTACTTAAACAATATAACTTGCCACAATCAGATTATATTTGACACACTTTCTTGTATAATAAGCACTGTACAATAACATTTAATGTTACACGTGAAACTACATGGTCACTGATAACATGACGCATACCTACCAGGGACTATTGGAAAGTAACATCTGAATATAGGTCATGACATACAGTCAAAGTcagtaatgtaaatgtaaacaCGTGGAAACTGGCTGTTGATAGATTCGAGACTGACGAAATTTGTCAACACCCTATCTGATTCAAGCGTAAATAGATGGACGTTACAGCGAGAGGTttgcttttttttcaaattgatgaATATAAGTATATAATCTTTTTTGTTTAATGTATCATCGAACTACTTAAACCAGTAAACTTTATCTAAGTAGATAAGATTAATCCTATAAGGTcataacaatgatataataatGCATGATCTTACCGACCGTGTTGAAGCCACCAAATGCCCACTACTCACGTGTTTTATATGCAGAGACATATGAACCCTGCAGGTTTAGCAGTTTTAGCAGTCCTTCAACCAAGGTCAGTGTTAAAGTGTCAAACATTCATCTACATATGACAATTAACTGCTTACGTCATATTGTCATGATGCCTATTTTGTAAGTCTGGTTTTGTTACTCTTGTATGAAGTTATTACAGGAACATTTGTTTCGTTGTCAGTCACGGAGAATAAGGAAAGAAATGTACTCACCACCGGTTGGTAACCCTGTCCTTAGTTATCTAAATAGAAAGGTATAAGATCGTGTTGGGTCGTGTCCCCAAAATGTCAACAAGCTCGAATAAATCATCCCCTAGTAAAGTTATCCAAAAATAGAAACTggaatttgatatatatatcatatagtcTTATCGGCAATGTGTACAAACATGACACCGGgtacatattgtttacattgtcaGTCCTACTATTTCAACATGACACCGGgtacatattgtttacattgtcaGTCCTActatttcaacatgacatcgggtacatattgtttacattgtcaGTCCTACTATTTCAACATGACACCGGgtacatattgtttacattgtcaATCCTACTATTTCAACATGACACCGGgtacatattgtttacattgtcaGTCCTACTGTTTCAACTAGTATGATATTTACACGACATAAATGTGGTTGCTCGTCAGACATTACAAACATGATAAGCTAAATGACTGTACCTCATATTCCAatctacattttgtaaataatgatatcgaaaatataattatacaaacatttgTGATCACACATCGTTGAATTTGCCGaacatttaaacaaacaaatgaaagaaACATCCCTTTCttcacaattttattttattttgtgtatgcCAGTCCCTATTCTATTATTCAACCTGCATATTCAGGTGACCCTAAAATATTTGCATGCAAAATGAGTGGCTGTAAAACGACCCAAAGTGATATCACTCATTTCGAATATTTTGTGTGCGTCTTATGTTTCGTCTATTTCTAATACTCGCTAGTTAATTGGCTTAAtagagtggaacgactggtttaaCCGTTGTGAGTACTATGCGACCGGGTTCGATGTgctgttttatatattgtcaTCAATAAGCTAACACTTCACAAACGTAACACAGTAATCTCTCGGTTAATATATACGATATAGTTCTCACTACCAGTATTATGGCGCGTAGTAATTCATACATAAATATTTGCTGAATCTATATTTATCTATCGTTTATCAATTGTGTAATTAGTACGACGATAACTATTGCCCTGTCAGCTGAATGTTCGTCATAAGGAAGTACAAGTAATCAATATTGACTACTTACTTACAATCCACTCATACAACAGGGGATGTTGCCGTGTTGTAAGGCTCAGAACTGACGataatatttaagcattgaactaTTGAATGACGAGGCCAGCATTTTACAGTAGTCCTTATATTGATGAGGGCCACTTAGCAGTATTGTCTTTAGTTTGTAACGTTACGTGGGTTACCAATGATGAGTTAACATCATCAGGCTCTGGATGTACATGACTGGTGGACAACATAAAGTAACGATAATTTTGGCAGTTTCCTTTGATGAAGTGGTAAGAAAGGCATAGGGTATTCTACCATGCTCACAGTTTTTCTCTCACTCGACAGTTATCTATTTCTTTGTCTATACTACTTGAAATCTTTGAAATATCTATCACCACGAACATTCAccataaaatgataaaacttaTAAACAAATGATAACGTTACAACTTCCTGGGAAACCCACTGTGAAATCATTTGTATCATGCATTTGTGTTATATGTCCCTGTTACATACTAGCTTTAACCTGGTCAAAATTACTACCACCCACGTTttgtaattaacaattaaagaattgttagattgcatttattggagatataagtGCAATCtcggtggcagataaatagaatagcgcccgttaAAAATTTATATGCCaaccagattgcatttatatctccaataaatgcaatctaataatcctttaattgttatatttacattttactttctagttcaaagtaaaatataatttaaatgcaAGTAAAAATTTGAATCTCtcgcttcagccatttaacctcaacagccaagttcaatgtgataaaatatagtccctataaaaaattgaaaagataacaaaatttcaatgttttttcaATAGCTATTCAGTtaactttcaattatccagacattttaaagatttttttataagtttcataaccaaactggttcattcaactacaatgtcaattttcccgcgcggactaacattgtatcagtaaacaagactcacgtccatttatgtagatattattGGCTCATAATACAGAtaacgattatcattagagtcgctgtggcaaaatgtaaatatatgtt
This genomic window contains:
- the LOC138319191 gene encoding regucalcin-like isoform X1; this translates as MSVTIEIPNVTRQLGEGPHWEDSTGTLVFIDSLEKQLFKWNPVINDISSVKLDGTIGSVVPCRNGGYLVGLGRTISHFDWETGTTTKLHEVDSNGFDDRFNDGKCDPAGRFWTGTMGGQIDDTPSFEPNVGSLYSLDTNGKLVKHYNNISVSNGLAWSSDEQTMFYIDTGTRKVQAFTYDVTSGELSERRDVVNFHDLPDEIGWPDGMTIDTDGHLWVACFFSGKVICFDPNTGKKLREITFPSLRTTSCCFGGENLDELYVTSATMGAKEEELKGYPSTGSVFKVTGLGVKGRPANVYLGATTSKI
- the LOC138319191 gene encoding regucalcin-like isoform X2 — its product is MSVTIEIPNVTRQLGEGPHWEDSTGTLVFIDSLEKQLFKWNPVINDISSVKLDGTIGSVVPCRNGGYLVGLGRTISHFDWETGTTTKLHEVDSNGFDDRFNDGTMGGQIDDTPSFEPNVGSLYSLDTNGKLVKHYNNISVSNGLAWSSDEQTMFYIDTGTRKVQAFTYDVTSGELSERRDVVNFHDLPDEIGWPDGMTIDTDGHLWVACFFSGKVICFDPNTGKKLREITFPSLRTTSCCFGGENLDELYVTSATMGAKEEELKGYPSTGSVFKVTGLGVKGRPANVYLGATTSKI